A region of Maniola jurtina chromosome 18, ilManJurt1.1, whole genome shotgun sequence DNA encodes the following proteins:
- the LOC123874180 gene encoding uncharacterized protein LOC123874180 isoform X2, with protein sequence MDGSPFEHSDSESGDSWTLLEHSPSPGDDAPDFAEHPSERTENHEKDEDTDGISIISDSDPESPSPCQLNEHYLPDDNRPTEHEITQCISADQPLIITKAHHESVEEDDLLLVDNIKHRTYVHRRNKRLSTVLNIIVLGSVITAAGVAIGHMWGAKTDCSMHTTPTVNKILSNLYKLQEENAYLRSKLKELTASNNYQLNLQKANSKQNRCRKMFEESLNNDNIDKLTKCLDDKFDDAEKLLNSHLVDPSYEKEFISDMDKLKNVYLQNKSWLDDEINQRLKQEEESLKRLKNKHFSKLHKINEEKNINIINEQEIFEKPLEDSEVQHESINEFNDGSDRIISYADSLKSTDKMKKMVDNENNKTYEIDNKEINNNKKLKGDFGPRFDRSVSEEEFKKDNRYKSQKFKPEKKKYDRQKSHKKQKRKNKYEQWEMKGGFMKDYDEISSASLQEAESVTKNDNYKYNIEENITDLKDNTKVDKNTDTIDVTVENYSTKRDKALKRGNSNEVHDSSWFDKRAALRTEARKRLEYELFGESPNTAGWYFRRMHKREQCRAKADNSTYRKLLKRNMNFKMKH encoded by the coding sequence AACAGAGAACCATGAAAAAGATGAAGACACAGATGGGATATCTATCATTAGCGACAGTGATCCTGAGTCGCCGTCCCCTTGCCAACTGAACGAACACTACTTGCCTGATGATAACCGTCCAACAGAACATGAAATTACTCAGTGCATTTCTGCTGACCAACCTCTGATAATTACCAAGGCCCACCATGAATCAGTAGAAGAGGATGACTTGCTTCTTGTTGACAATATAAAACATAGGACCTATGTGCACCGGCGAAATAAAAGGTTGAGCACTGTTCTTAACATTATCGTCTTAGGAAGTGTTATCACAGCGGCGGGCGTGGCCATCGGACACATGTGGGGTGCCAAGACGGACTGCTCTATGCACACTACACCGACTGTAAATAAAATCTTATCCAATctatacaaactacaggaagaGAATGCATACTTACGAAGTAAATTGAAAGAGTTGACTGCATCCAATAATTATCAACTGAATCTACAAAAAGCTAATTCTAAACAAAACAGATGTAGGAAAATGTTTGAAGAGTCATTAAATAATGATAACATTGATAAACTTACTAAATGTCTTGATGATAAATTTGATGATGCTGAAAAATTGTTAAACAGTCACCTGGTTGATCCTTCGTATGAAAAAGAGTTTATATCTGACatggataaattaaaaaatgtatatctTCAAAATAAAAGTTGGTTGGATGATGAAATTAATCAAAGGCTTAAGCAAGAAGAAGAATCATTGAAGAGATTGaagaataaacatttttcaaaactccacaaaataaatgaagaaaagaacataaacataataaatgaaCAAGAGATATTCGAAAAACCTTTGGAGGATTCAGAAGTACAACATGAATCTATCAATGAATTTAATGATGGTTCTGATAGAATAATAAGTTATGCTGACTCGCTAAAATCCACTGACAAAATGAAAAAGATGGTTGATAatgaaaataacaaaacataTGAAATAGACAAcaaagaaattaataataacaagaAACTTAAAGGCGATTTTGGACCTAGATTTGATCGTTCTGTTAGTGAAGAAGAATTCAAAAAGGACAACAGATACAAAAGCCAAAAATTCAAACcagaaaaaaagaaatatgACCGACAGAAATCCCATAAAAAGCAAAAGAGGAAGAATAAATATGAACAGTGGGAAATGAAAGGAGGTTTTATGAAGGACTATGATGAAATTTCATCAGCGTCACTACAGGAAGCCGAAAGCGTTACTAAAAATgataattataaatacaatattgaGGAAAACATTACTGATCTTAAAGATAACACTAAAGTCGATAAAAATACTGATACGATAGATGTGACGGTTGAAAATTATAGCACAAAACGTGATAAGGCTCTCAAAAGAGGTAACAGTAATGAGGTTCACGATAGCAGCTGGTTCGATAAAAGAGCCGCACTTCGCACGGAAGCTAGGAAAAGGCTTGAGTACGAGCTGTTTGGTGAAAGCCCCAATACCGCTGGATGGTATTTCCGACGCATGCACAAGCGAGAGCAGTGCCGCGCCAAAGCCGATAACAGTACTTATCGGAAATTATTGAAGCGCAatatgaatttcaaaatgaaacaCTAA
- the LOC123874180 gene encoding uncharacterized protein LOC123874180 isoform X1 has translation MDGSPFEHSDSESGDSWTLLEHSPSPGDDAPDFAEHPSESRTENHEKDEDTDGISIISDSDPESPSPCQLNEHYLPDDNRPTEHEITQCISADQPLIITKAHHESVEEDDLLLVDNIKHRTYVHRRNKRLSTVLNIIVLGSVITAAGVAIGHMWGAKTDCSMHTTPTVNKILSNLYKLQEENAYLRSKLKELTASNNYQLNLQKANSKQNRCRKMFEESLNNDNIDKLTKCLDDKFDDAEKLLNSHLVDPSYEKEFISDMDKLKNVYLQNKSWLDDEINQRLKQEEESLKRLKNKHFSKLHKINEEKNINIINEQEIFEKPLEDSEVQHESINEFNDGSDRIISYADSLKSTDKMKKMVDNENNKTYEIDNKEINNNKKLKGDFGPRFDRSVSEEEFKKDNRYKSQKFKPEKKKYDRQKSHKKQKRKNKYEQWEMKGGFMKDYDEISSASLQEAESVTKNDNYKYNIEENITDLKDNTKVDKNTDTIDVTVENYSTKRDKALKRGNSNEVHDSSWFDKRAALRTEARKRLEYELFGESPNTAGWYFRRMHKREQCRAKADNSTYRKLLKRNMNFKMKH, from the coding sequence CAGAACAGAGAACCATGAAAAAGATGAAGACACAGATGGGATATCTATCATTAGCGACAGTGATCCTGAGTCGCCGTCCCCTTGCCAACTGAACGAACACTACTTGCCTGATGATAACCGTCCAACAGAACATGAAATTACTCAGTGCATTTCTGCTGACCAACCTCTGATAATTACCAAGGCCCACCATGAATCAGTAGAAGAGGATGACTTGCTTCTTGTTGACAATATAAAACATAGGACCTATGTGCACCGGCGAAATAAAAGGTTGAGCACTGTTCTTAACATTATCGTCTTAGGAAGTGTTATCACAGCGGCGGGCGTGGCCATCGGACACATGTGGGGTGCCAAGACGGACTGCTCTATGCACACTACACCGACTGTAAATAAAATCTTATCCAATctatacaaactacaggaagaGAATGCATACTTACGAAGTAAATTGAAAGAGTTGACTGCATCCAATAATTATCAACTGAATCTACAAAAAGCTAATTCTAAACAAAACAGATGTAGGAAAATGTTTGAAGAGTCATTAAATAATGATAACATTGATAAACTTACTAAATGTCTTGATGATAAATTTGATGATGCTGAAAAATTGTTAAACAGTCACCTGGTTGATCCTTCGTATGAAAAAGAGTTTATATCTGACatggataaattaaaaaatgtatatctTCAAAATAAAAGTTGGTTGGATGATGAAATTAATCAAAGGCTTAAGCAAGAAGAAGAATCATTGAAGAGATTGaagaataaacatttttcaaaactccacaaaataaatgaagaaaagaacataaacataataaatgaaCAAGAGATATTCGAAAAACCTTTGGAGGATTCAGAAGTACAACATGAATCTATCAATGAATTTAATGATGGTTCTGATAGAATAATAAGTTATGCTGACTCGCTAAAATCCACTGACAAAATGAAAAAGATGGTTGATAatgaaaataacaaaacataTGAAATAGACAAcaaagaaattaataataacaagaAACTTAAAGGCGATTTTGGACCTAGATTTGATCGTTCTGTTAGTGAAGAAGAATTCAAAAAGGACAACAGATACAAAAGCCAAAAATTCAAACcagaaaaaaagaaatatgACCGACAGAAATCCCATAAAAAGCAAAAGAGGAAGAATAAATATGAACAGTGGGAAATGAAAGGAGGTTTTATGAAGGACTATGATGAAATTTCATCAGCGTCACTACAGGAAGCCGAAAGCGTTACTAAAAATgataattataaatacaatattgaGGAAAACATTACTGATCTTAAAGATAACACTAAAGTCGATAAAAATACTGATACGATAGATGTGACGGTTGAAAATTATAGCACAAAACGTGATAAGGCTCTCAAAAGAGGTAACAGTAATGAGGTTCACGATAGCAGCTGGTTCGATAAAAGAGCCGCACTTCGCACGGAAGCTAGGAAAAGGCTTGAGTACGAGCTGTTTGGTGAAAGCCCCAATACCGCTGGATGGTATTTCCGACGCATGCACAAGCGAGAGCAGTGCCGCGCCAAAGCCGATAACAGTACTTATCGGAAATTATTGAAGCGCAatatgaatttcaaaatgaaacaCTAA